DNA from Lentimicrobium sp. L6:
TAAACCTGTTGAGTTTATCTTTGGGCAAGGCGGTTTGCTCCCAAGTTTCGAAAGTCAGCTGGATGGGATGAAAGCCGGAGAGGAATTTAATTTTGTGGTTCCTTGTGCCGAAGCTTATGGTGTTTTTAAAGAGGAATTATTAATCAAATTAAATAAAGATATTTTTGCTCAAGACGGAACCGTAAATGAGCAGATTCTTACTGTTGGTAATCAGATTCCAATGATGGATAGCCAAGGACGTAGAATGAATGGGGTTGTACGTGAGGTTGAAGAGACAGAAGTGAAAATGGATTTCAACCATCCTCTAGCTGGTCAAGATTTATTCTTTACCGGAAAGATAGAAATGGTTAGAGAAGCTACTTATGAGGAGCTAAATCCTCCAGCACACCATGGTTGCGGATGTGGTAGTGGATCAGGTGGTGGTTCTTGCGGCAGTTCTTCAAAAGATGAAAACTCAAATGACAGCTGTTGTAGTAGCGAAGAACAAGGTTCTTGCGGTTGTGGATAAGCATAGATAAGTCTTGCTGTAAAAATATACGGCAAGGGCTTGAAGCGAGAAGTTCGAAGCAAGGATTGTTATAAATATGCACTTCTTGCTTCTAGCTCCCTGCTTCAAGCCTTTTTTCTATATCATAGCTTAACCTAGCTCTATCTTCTAGCCCCAGCTCC
Protein-coding regions in this window:
- a CDS encoding peptidylprolyl isomerase — translated: MEISQNKVAAITYTLKQDNVEGKVIETIDETKPVEFIFGQGGLLPSFESQLDGMKAGEEFNFVVPCAEAYGVFKEELLIKLNKDIFAQDGTVNEQILTVGNQIPMMDSQGRRMNGVVREVEETEVKMDFNHPLAGQDLFFTGKIEMVREATYEELNPPAHHGCGCGSGSGGGSCGSSSKDENSNDSCCSSEEQGSCGCG